A region from the Micrococcus cohnii genome encodes:
- the aroC gene encoding chorismate synthase, with protein MVRWLTAGESHGPALVSILEGMPAGVPLTTSQIQDALARRRLGHGRGARMTFEQDRVSLVGGVRHGLTLGSPIAVQVENTEWPKWDRVMAADPVDPAELEGLARATALTRPRPGHADLTGMQKYGFAEARPLLERASARETAARVAAATAARSLLSELGVEIVSHTVAFGGVTVPDDAPRPTPDDAERLDADPVRCADPETSALMVAEVDAARKQGETLGGIVEVLAYGVPIGLGSHVHADRRLDARIAGAMMGIQAIKGVEIGDGFATAARRGSAAHDAITRGEDGMPTRVTDRAGGIEAGMSTGQPVRVRAAMKPIATVPRALGTVDVATGTETRAHHQRSDVAAVPAAGVVAESMLALVLVDALMEKFGGDSLAETRRNLEAFTRSLPVLPEPDETTAEGEGRHMGDPLP; from the coding sequence ATGGTGCGTTGGCTGACCGCGGGTGAATCGCACGGACCCGCACTCGTTTCGATCCTCGAGGGCATGCCTGCGGGTGTGCCCCTGACCACCTCGCAGATTCAGGACGCCCTGGCCCGTCGCCGACTTGGCCACGGTCGCGGTGCCAGGATGACCTTCGAACAGGACCGCGTCAGCCTGGTGGGCGGGGTGCGGCACGGCCTCACCCTGGGCTCGCCGATCGCCGTGCAGGTCGAGAACACCGAGTGGCCCAAATGGGACCGGGTCATGGCGGCCGACCCGGTAGACCCCGCGGAACTTGAGGGGCTGGCGCGCGCCACGGCGCTGACCCGGCCGCGGCCAGGACACGCAGACCTGACCGGTATGCAGAAGTATGGCTTCGCCGAGGCGCGGCCGTTGCTGGAACGCGCCTCGGCTCGCGAAACGGCGGCACGGGTGGCGGCCGCGACGGCCGCTCGGAGCCTGCTGTCCGAGCTGGGTGTCGAGATCGTGTCCCACACCGTCGCCTTCGGGGGCGTGACCGTCCCGGACGATGCGCCGCGCCCGACACCCGACGACGCCGAACGGCTTGATGCGGACCCGGTGCGCTGCGCCGACCCGGAGACGTCGGCCCTGATGGTCGCGGAGGTCGACGCCGCGCGGAAACAGGGCGAGACGCTCGGTGGGATCGTCGAGGTCCTCGCCTACGGCGTCCCGATCGGACTGGGCTCTCATGTGCACGCGGATCGGCGGCTCGACGCTCGCATCGCCGGCGCCATGATGGGCATCCAAGCGATCAAGGGCGTGGAGATCGGCGACGGCTTCGCCACGGCGGCGCGGCGCGGATCCGCGGCCCACGACGCCATCACCCGGGGTGAGGACGGCATGCCGACGCGGGTGACCGACCGGGCGGGGGGCATCGAAGCGGGCATGTCGACGGGACAGCCGGTCCGCGTCCGAGCGGCCATGAAGCCGATCGCGACCGTCCCGCGTGCCCTGGGCACCGTGGACGTCGCCACCGGGACCGAGACCCGAGCGCATCATCAGCGCTCCGACGTCGCCGCCGTCCCGGCGGCCGGCGTCGTCGCCGAGTCGATGCTCGCACTCGTGCTGGTGGACGCGCTGATGGAGAAGTTCGGGGGGGACAGTCTGGCTGAGACGCGACGGAACCTCGAGGCGTTCACCCGGTCCCTGCCGGTGCTGCCGGAGCCGGACGAGACGACG
- a CDS encoding shikimate dehydrogenase family protein has product MRSEASQSAEAVDVPDLVRAGVVGDPVAHSLSPVMHRAACRVLCVPLRYDAHRAPAGALEPLLHDLAEDPRWRGLSVTMPHKADAARLADACSDRVALLNAANTLVVGHPEAPEHGRFGPGLWAHNTDVDGIVHALNGGLGASKQRCGSAGRPSSLKGATVGVIGNGGTATAAVLASSLLGAAAVSIYARSARRAAAVLELAGRCGLAAEHRPVEAVAAEAPGLGAVVSTLPPHAADGLAGSVTAAMCAVPPVLLDVAYDPWPSALAQAWADRGGEVVSGRAMLVGQGIEQVRLFTGLELGPSGSESTAGRRRAAALAAMEHAVGEAP; this is encoded by the coding sequence ATGCGCTCGGAGGCCTCCCAGAGCGCTGAGGCGGTCGACGTGCCCGACCTGGTGCGCGCCGGCGTCGTGGGGGATCCCGTCGCGCACTCACTGTCTCCCGTGATGCACCGGGCCGCGTGCCGGGTGCTCTGCGTTCCGTTGCGCTACGACGCGCATCGTGCGCCCGCGGGGGCGCTCGAGCCGCTGCTGCACGATCTTGCCGAGGACCCGCGATGGCGCGGGCTGTCGGTCACGATGCCGCACAAGGCCGATGCAGCGCGTCTGGCCGACGCCTGCTCGGACCGGGTCGCCTTGCTGAACGCGGCGAACACGCTGGTGGTCGGCCACCCCGAGGCGCCCGAGCATGGTCGATTCGGACCGGGCCTGTGGGCGCACAACACCGATGTCGACGGGATCGTGCATGCCCTGAACGGCGGCCTCGGTGCCTCGAAGCAGCGCTGCGGGTCGGCGGGACGACCCTCGAGCCTCAAGGGCGCGACGGTGGGCGTGATCGGCAACGGGGGCACTGCCACCGCGGCTGTGCTCGCCAGCTCACTGCTGGGTGCGGCGGCGGTGTCGATCTATGCGCGCTCGGCCCGCCGGGCCGCCGCGGTGCTGGAGCTGGCCGGGCGCTGTGGTCTAGCGGCGGAACACCGTCCGGTCGAGGCCGTGGCCGCCGAGGCGCCAGGCCTCGGCGCGGTGGTCAGCACGCTGCCCCCGCACGCAGCGGACGGGCTCGCAGGGTCGGTGACAGCGGCCATGTGCGCGGTGCCGCCCGTGCTGCTCGACGTCGCCTACGACCCCTGGCCCTCGGCCCTGGCGCAGGCCTGGGCCGACCGAGGCGGCGAGGTCGTCTCCGGCCGAGCCATGCTCGTGGGCCAGGGCATCGAACAGGTGCGTCTGTTCACCGGTCTCGAGCTCGGCCCCTCCGGCTCCGAGTCCACGGCAGGTCGGCGGCGAGCGGCGGCGCTGGCGGCCATGGAGCACGCCGTCGGTGAGGCCCCGTGA
- the mltG gene encoding endolytic transglycosylase MltG — protein MSQPPTSPGAPGDHESSGEDSLREALPSRLDDDLFDDFRLPGEDSGASHTDEEGREAVAEPGRADQNSTDQNPTDQHSADQHLAGPAPRADRSADERADGARHDVGADDAVEHEDDEESDWSLLSSGAGSTLLEDPEQADADSELDDEQRARAEARRRDRRRRQIRGAVIIGAVLLVLGLLATKLIGALLPGGGKDDYESTSGDEVTFTVNSGEGPIIIGRRLEEEGIIASSGRFKEITEATSGGHIQPGDYTLRERMTAQDAVRGLQGEARVGVSYVVVNPGQRRDEVFENMAEATSHDVSEFEEAAQHPERFGLPEQAKGLEGYIASGEYRLPQTADVDEVLTEVTKPTKDRLAAHGIKDAKKQDRVVTIASILQAEAREEDFATVAGIIENRLDKDNTETHGYLQVDATVIYGLGEQRLQFSDEERQDESNEYNTYQHKGLPPTPIGAPSEAAIAAAAEPGENDYYYWVTVNIDTGETKFATTYEEHQKYQNEYRRWCEDHPDVC, from the coding sequence GTGAGCCAACCGCCGACGTCGCCGGGCGCCCCCGGAGACCACGAGAGCTCGGGTGAGGATTCCCTGCGTGAGGCGCTGCCGAGCAGACTGGACGACGATCTCTTCGACGACTTCCGTCTTCCCGGCGAGGACTCGGGCGCCTCGCACACGGACGAGGAGGGCCGTGAGGCCGTCGCCGAACCGGGGCGCGCTGACCAGAACTCCACTGATCAGAATCCCACTGATCAGCACTCCGCTGACCAGCATCTCGCCGGGCCGGCTCCGCGTGCCGACCGCTCGGCCGACGAACGCGCTGACGGCGCCCGTCACGACGTCGGCGCGGACGATGCCGTGGAGCACGAGGACGACGAGGAATCCGACTGGTCGCTGCTGTCGAGTGGTGCGGGGTCCACCCTGCTCGAGGACCCCGAGCAGGCTGATGCGGACTCCGAACTCGACGACGAGCAGCGCGCCCGTGCCGAAGCCCGACGACGGGACCGGCGCCGTCGTCAGATCCGCGGCGCGGTGATCATCGGCGCGGTCCTGCTGGTGCTCGGTCTGCTGGCGACGAAGCTGATCGGGGCTCTCCTGCCCGGCGGGGGCAAGGACGACTACGAGTCGACCAGCGGAGACGAGGTCACGTTCACGGTGAACTCCGGCGAGGGTCCGATCATCATCGGTCGACGGCTCGAGGAGGAGGGCATCATCGCCTCCTCGGGACGGTTCAAGGAGATCACGGAGGCGACCTCCGGTGGTCACATTCAGCCGGGTGACTACACGCTGCGCGAGCGGATGACCGCGCAGGACGCCGTCCGCGGACTGCAGGGTGAAGCCCGTGTCGGCGTGTCGTACGTGGTGGTGAACCCGGGCCAGCGGCGCGACGAGGTGTTCGAGAACATGGCCGAGGCGACCTCGCACGACGTCTCAGAGTTCGAGGAGGCGGCGCAGCATCCCGAGCGGTTCGGCCTGCCCGAGCAGGCGAAGGGCCTCGAGGGATACATCGCCTCGGGGGAGTACCGGCTGCCGCAGACCGCCGACGTCGACGAGGTGCTCACCGAAGTCACCAAACCCACCAAGGACCGGCTCGCCGCGCACGGGATCAAGGACGCGAAGAAGCAGGACCGTGTCGTGACGATCGCCTCGATCCTGCAGGCCGAGGCCCGTGAAGAGGACTTCGCCACCGTCGCCGGGATCATCGAGAACCGCCTCGACAAGGACAACACCGAGACCCACGGGTACCTGCAGGTCGACGCGACCGTGATCTACGGTCTGGGCGAGCAACGACTGCAGTTCTCCGATGAGGAACGTCAGGATGAGTCGAACGAGTACAACACGTACCAGCACAAGGGTCTGCCCCCGACCCCGATCGGGGCGCCGTCCGAGGCCGCGATCGCCGCGGCCGCCGAGCCGGGGGAGAACGACTACTACTACTGGGTCACCGTGAACATCGACACCGGTGAGACGAAGTTCGCCACGACCTACGAGGAGCACCAGAAGTACCAGAACGAGTACCGGCGCTGGTGCGAGGACCATCCGGACGTGTGCTGA
- the ruvX gene encoding Holliday junction resolvase RuvX, with translation MPGPGQARRGRTLGVDVGRARVGLAVTDPDGMLATPVDTLPRDRASGACRRRIVAHTLETEAVAVYVGLPLNLAGEATASTDDAVAYAGRLAAELSAAGSTAVVRLIDERMSTVSAQRGLHASGRTVKNSRAVIDQAAAVEILQSAVDVQRRTGLWAGRDAEFGVNEQE, from the coding sequence ATGCCCGGGCCGGGGCAGGCGCGGCGTGGCCGGACGCTGGGCGTCGACGTCGGACGGGCCCGGGTGGGCCTGGCCGTCACGGATCCTGACGGGATGCTCGCCACGCCCGTGGACACTCTCCCGCGGGACCGGGCCAGCGGAGCGTGTCGACGACGGATCGTGGCGCACACCCTCGAGACCGAGGCGGTGGCCGTCTACGTCGGTCTGCCGTTGAATCTGGCTGGCGAGGCGACGGCCTCGACCGACGACGCCGTTGCCTACGCCGGCCGGCTCGCCGCGGAACTGTCCGCTGCGGGGTCGACGGCCGTGGTGCGACTGATCGACGAGCGCATGAGCACCGTGAGCGCGCAGCGTGGCCTGCACGCCAGCGGGCGCACCGTGAAGAACAGCAGGGCGGTCATCGACCAGGCCGCCGCCGTGGAGATCCTGCAGTCCGCCGTGGACGTTCAGCGTCGCACCGGGCTGTGGGCAGGACGAGACGCCGAGTTTGGCGTGAACGAGCAGGAGTGA
- the alaS gene encoding alanine--tRNA ligase, translated as MKTQDIAQRWLDFFGEKGHAQVPSSSLVSPDPSLLFTVAGMVPFIPYFLGEQTPPYSRAASVQKCIRTADIEEVGKTVRHGTFFQMCGNFSFGDYFKADAIPFAWELLTTPQDQGGYGLDPQRLWVTVYDDDDEAAQIWEQKVGLPAERIQRMGKEDNYWNTGQPGPGGPCSEIYYDRGPEYGPDGGPAADDVRYLEIWNLVFMQYRLSEVRSKEDFDVAGELQSKNIDTGLGLERLAMLLQGVDNMYETDQVRPVLDKAAALADVRYASTEDPEDPHYQDDVRLRMIADHVRSSLMLISDGVTPGNEGRGYVLRRLIRRVVRAMRLMGVTEPVMPELLPVSRDVMGGTYPVVVDDFDRISRVAYAEEKAFLRTISAGTARLDAAVSAAKSAGGGLDGADAFELHDTYGFPIELTLEMAAEAGVDVDEAGFRSLMTQQRERARADAKAKKSGHVDTEVFQRLREQGPSHFTGYTEFATESVIRSLVSGGESVASASEGQELDLVLDATPFYAEAGGQAADTGLITGDGFELEVLDVQAPVSGLSVHRVKVRAGEVATGASALGQIDVQRRLDGEKAHTGTHIVHAALHQILGKDATQSGSFNKEGYLRFDFRWAEAVSAGARSEIEELANIAIRDNHTVLTREMGLDEAKAMGAMSLFGEKYGDRVRVVEINGDFSRELCGGTHVGRTAQIGSLTLLGEQSVGSGNRRVEALVGLDAFRHLAAERTLVSELSEMFKAPADQLKDRIGATLDKLKAAEKQIAQLKAAQLQAEAGQLVERAQDVSLASGDTVQVLAHHAGEVAGDQLRSLVLDLRARLESAAGNAAGTPVLVAMTAEAKGRPLVVTATNQAAREVGLAAGAMVKVATSVLGGGGGGKDDVAQGGGQDVTKVQEALDAVVAAAREA; from the coding sequence ATGAAGACCCAGGACATCGCCCAGCGCTGGCTCGACTTCTTCGGCGAGAAAGGCCACGCGCAGGTGCCCTCATCGTCGCTGGTCTCGCCGGATCCGTCGCTGCTGTTCACGGTCGCGGGCATGGTGCCGTTCATTCCCTACTTCCTCGGGGAGCAGACCCCGCCCTACTCCCGCGCCGCATCGGTCCAGAAGTGCATCCGCACCGCGGATATCGAGGAGGTCGGCAAGACCGTTCGTCACGGCACGTTCTTCCAGATGTGCGGCAACTTCTCCTTCGGCGACTACTTCAAGGCCGATGCCATCCCCTTCGCCTGGGAGCTGCTGACCACGCCGCAGGACCAGGGCGGCTATGGTCTCGATCCGCAGCGACTGTGGGTGACCGTCTACGACGATGACGACGAGGCCGCGCAGATCTGGGAGCAGAAGGTCGGCCTGCCCGCCGAGCGCATTCAGCGCATGGGCAAGGAGGACAACTACTGGAACACCGGCCAGCCGGGCCCGGGCGGCCCGTGCTCGGAGATCTACTACGACCGCGGCCCGGAGTACGGCCCCGACGGCGGCCCCGCGGCCGACGACGTGCGATACCTCGAGATCTGGAACCTCGTGTTCATGCAGTACCGCCTCTCCGAGGTGCGCTCGAAGGAGGACTTCGACGTCGCCGGCGAGCTGCAGAGCAAGAACATCGACACCGGCCTGGGACTGGAGCGTCTCGCGATGCTGCTGCAGGGCGTGGACAACATGTACGAGACCGACCAAGTCCGCCCGGTGCTCGACAAGGCCGCCGCACTGGCCGACGTCCGCTACGCCTCCACGGAGGACCCCGAGGACCCGCATTACCAGGATGACGTGCGCCTGCGCATGATCGCCGACCACGTGCGCAGCTCGCTGATGCTCATCTCCGACGGCGTGACCCCGGGCAACGAAGGTCGCGGCTACGTGCTGCGCCGGCTGATCCGGCGGGTCGTGCGGGCGATGCGCCTGATGGGCGTCACGGAGCCGGTCATGCCGGAGCTGCTTCCGGTCTCACGCGACGTCATGGGCGGCACGTATCCCGTCGTCGTCGACGACTTCGACCGCATTTCCCGCGTGGCGTACGCCGAGGAGAAGGCGTTCTTGCGCACCATTTCCGCCGGCACTGCCCGCCTGGACGCCGCTGTGAGTGCGGCGAAGTCCGCGGGCGGGGGTCTGGACGGGGCCGATGCGTTCGAACTGCACGACACCTACGGCTTCCCGATCGAACTGACCCTCGAGATGGCCGCCGAGGCGGGCGTGGATGTCGACGAGGCCGGTTTCCGGTCGCTGATGACGCAGCAGCGCGAGCGCGCTCGCGCCGATGCCAAGGCCAAGAAGTCCGGGCACGTGGACACCGAGGTGTTTCAGCGCCTGCGTGAGCAGGGGCCGAGCCACTTCACCGGCTACACCGAGTTCGCCACCGAGTCCGTCATCCGCTCTCTGGTGTCCGGCGGCGAGTCTGTCGCCTCCGCCTCCGAGGGCCAGGAGCTCGATCTCGTGCTCGACGCGACACCGTTTTACGCGGAGGCCGGCGGTCAGGCGGCCGACACCGGACTCATCACCGGCGACGGGTTCGAACTGGAGGTGCTCGATGTGCAGGCCCCGGTCTCGGGCCTGTCGGTGCACCGGGTGAAGGTGCGTGCCGGTGAGGTCGCGACGGGTGCCTCTGCACTCGGGCAGATCGATGTGCAGCGGCGCCTCGACGGCGAGAAGGCGCACACCGGCACGCACATCGTGCACGCCGCCCTGCACCAGATCCTCGGCAAGGACGCGACCCAGTCCGGCTCCTTCAACAAGGAGGGCTACCTGCGCTTCGACTTCCGGTGGGCGGAGGCCGTCTCGGCCGGTGCACGCTCAGAGATCGAGGAGCTGGCCAACATCGCGATCCGCGACAACCACACCGTGCTGACCCGAGAGATGGGCCTCGATGAGGCCAAGGCGATGGGCGCCATGAGCCTGTTCGGCGAGAAGTACGGCGACCGGGTGCGCGTGGTCGAGATCAACGGCGACTTCTCCCGTGAGCTGTGCGGCGGCACCCACGTGGGTCGTACGGCGCAGATCGGCTCTCTGACGCTGCTCGGGGAGCAGTCGGTCGGCTCGGGCAACCGCCGCGTCGAGGCCCTGGTCGGCCTGGACGCGTTCCGCCACCTGGCCGCCGAGCGCACGCTCGTCTCCGAGCTCTCGGAGATGTTCAAGGCCCCGGCCGATCAGCTCAAGGACCGCATCGGGGCCACCCTGGACAAGCTCAAGGCCGCCGAAAAGCAGATCGCCCAGCTCAAGGCCGCCCAGCTGCAGGCGGAGGCAGGTCAGCTCGTCGAGCGCGCTCAGGACGTGAGCCTCGCCTCGGGGGACACCGTGCAGGTGCTCGCCCACCACGCCGGCGAGGTCGCCGGAGACCAGCTGCGTTCGCTGGTGCTCGACCTGCGCGCCCGTCTGGAGTCGGCCGCCGGCAACGCGGCAGGCACCCCCGTGCTCGTGGCGATGACCGCCGAGGCCAAGGGGCGCCCGCTCGTCGTGACCGCCACGAACCAGGCGGCCCGCGAGGTCGGGCTCGCGGCCGGCGCGATGGTCAAAGTCGCCACCTCCGTCCTTGGCGGCGGTGGCGGCGGTAAGGACGATGTCGCTCAGGGCGGCGGACAGGACGTCACGAAGGTCCAGGAGGCGCTTGACGCCGTGGTCGCCGCCGCGCGGGAGGCCTGA
- the rpsD gene encoding 30S ribosomal protein S4, which produces MSGNLRTRRTVRHSRALGIALTPKAEKYMERRPYGPGQHGRARRKQDSDYAVRLKEKQRLRAQYNIREAQMRRYFEEAKRTDGLAGENLVELLEMRLDALVLRAGFARTIQQARQMVVHRHIMVDGKRVDIPSFRVKEGQMIHVHERSEKFEPFQLAAAGAHQQVLPTTPGYLTVEIEKLQATLSRRPKRSEIPVTCEEQLVVEYYAR; this is translated from the coding sequence ATGAGTGGCAACCTGCGCACCCGCCGCACCGTGCGGCATTCCCGCGCTCTGGGCATCGCCCTGACCCCGAAGGCCGAGAAGTACATGGAGCGCCGTCCGTACGGCCCCGGTCAGCACGGCCGCGCCCGCCGCAAGCAGGACTCTGACTACGCGGTGCGCCTGAAGGAGAAGCAGCGTCTGCGCGCGCAGTACAACATCCGCGAGGCCCAGATGCGCCGCTACTTCGAAGAGGCCAAGCGCACCGACGGCCTGGCCGGTGAGAACCTGGTCGAGCTGCTCGAGATGCGCCTGGACGCCCTCGTGCTGCGCGCCGGGTTCGCTCGCACCATTCAGCAGGCCCGCCAGATGGTCGTGCACCGCCACATCATGGTGGACGGCAAGCGCGTTGACATCCCCTCGTTCCGTGTGAAGGAGGGCCAGATGATCCATGTGCACGAGCGCTCCGAGAAGTTCGAGCCCTTCCAGCTCGCCGCCGCCGGGGCGCACCAGCAGGTGCTGCCGACCACCCCGGGCTACCTGACGGTGGAGATCGAGAAGCTCCAGGCCACCCTCTCGCGTCGCCCGAAGCGCTCCGAGATTCCGGTGACCTGTGAAGAGCAGCTCGTCGTCGAGTACTACGCGCGCTGA
- a CDS encoding replication-associated recombination protein A, translated as MDDLFSTAQTAGTEPQHADGGAHAGQSDSRPPLAVRMRPRTVDEILGQEHLLQPGSPLRRLAASSGEGYSGAAGPSSIMLYGPPGIGKTTIAHVIARGEGRRFVELSALTSGVKDVREVMHTARDQRDLYGRTTVLFLDEIHRFSKAQQDSLLPGVENRWVVLVAATTENPSFSVIAPLLSRSLLLTLRPLTDDDVAGLLDRAVRDERGLDGRCVMDDAARDYLVRMAAGDARRALTTLEASAGVALDRAAHEAPEGHTPEEPVVISEADAAQAMDRAVQRYDKDGDQHYDVISAFIKSIRGSDVDAALHYLARMLEAGEDPRFIARRLIISASEDVGMADPSALQTAVAAAQAVQLIGMPEGRIVLGQAVTHLATAPKSNASYAAVNEAIADVQAGGTGQVPPHLRDAHYPGAASLGHGSGYVYSHDEPHAVARQQYPPDPLVGRDYYRPKPIGAEGRLVDQLAALRRIVRGG; from the coding sequence ATGGACGATCTCTTCAGCACGGCGCAGACGGCCGGCACCGAGCCGCAGCACGCGGACGGCGGTGCTCACGCGGGCCAGAGCGACTCGCGACCGCCGTTGGCGGTGCGCATGCGGCCACGCACGGTCGACGAGATCCTCGGCCAGGAGCACTTGCTGCAGCCCGGATCGCCGCTGCGGCGGCTGGCCGCCTCGTCCGGTGAGGGGTATTCCGGGGCGGCCGGCCCCAGCTCGATCATGCTCTACGGCCCGCCGGGGATCGGCAAGACGACGATCGCCCATGTGATCGCGCGGGGTGAGGGTCGTCGGTTCGTCGAGCTCTCCGCCCTGACCTCCGGGGTCAAGGACGTGCGCGAGGTGATGCACACCGCACGGGACCAGCGTGACCTGTACGGCCGCACGACCGTCCTGTTCCTCGATGAGATCCACCGTTTCTCCAAGGCGCAGCAGGACTCCCTGCTTCCCGGCGTTGAGAACCGCTGGGTCGTGCTCGTGGCCGCGACGACGGAGAACCCCAGTTTCTCGGTGATCGCTCCGCTGCTCTCCCGGTCACTGCTGCTGACGCTGCGCCCCCTCACCGACGACGACGTCGCCGGGCTGCTGGACCGGGCGGTGCGCGACGAGCGCGGACTCGACGGGCGCTGCGTGATGGACGATGCGGCCCGGGACTACCTGGTCCGGATGGCGGCCGGGGACGCGCGTCGGGCCCTGACCACCCTCGAGGCCTCCGCCGGCGTCGCGCTGGACCGGGCTGCCCACGAGGCGCCCGAGGGGCACACGCCCGAGGAGCCCGTCGTGATCAGCGAGGCCGATGCGGCCCAGGCGATGGACCGCGCCGTGCAGCGCTACGACAAGGACGGCGATCAGCACTACGACGTCATCAGCGCGTTCATCAAGTCGATCCGCGGATCCGACGTCGACGCCGCCTTGCACTACCTGGCCCGCATGCTCGAGGCGGGGGAGGACCCGCGGTTCATCGCCCGCCGTCTGATCATCTCCGCCTCGGAGGACGTCGGCATGGCGGACCCGAGCGCCCTGCAGACCGCCGTCGCCGCAGCCCAGGCGGTGCAGCTGATCGGCATGCCGGAGGGGCGCATCGTGCTCGGCCAGGCCGTCACCCACCTGGCCACGGCGCCGAAGTCCAACGCCTCCTACGCAGCCGTGAACGAGGCGATCGCTGACGTGCAGGCCGGCGGGACCGGCCAGGTGCCGCCGCACCTGCGCGATGCGCACTATCCGGGTGCCGCGTCGCTCGGCCACGGCTCGGGGTATGTGTACAGCCACGACGAGCCTCATGCGGTCGCCCGACAGCAGTACCCGCCGGATCCGCTCGTGGGTCGCGACTACTACCGGCCCAAGCCCATCGGCGCCGAGGGGCGACTGGTCGATCAGCTCGCGGCACTGCGGCGCATCGTCCGCGGCGGTTGA
- a CDS encoding choice-of-anchor I family protein produces MPRSSRFAAARALALSAAVLVPLCQPPAAVAELPGSSPSAGLELTPLGTHETGVFDESAAEIPAYDPDSGRLFVVNAHAGRLDVLRIADNGAPRAETTLAATDLPAEDGSTTDAGATVNSAVVSGGVLAVAVEPADKTERGWVMFFDAATLRHLGGVRVGTLPDSLAFTPNGSHVIVANEGEPAEDYTVDPEGTVSVIDVPRSIQQFDRLDQSAVRTVDFRAYDEGTPLPEGVRVFGPDVPVPDGHEEAGRVARNLEPEFVSVDPTGRTAYVSLQEADAIAAVDVRAAELTDLWPLEDTDWSVDGRLDPSNKDGSIHRAHHPVSGVPMPDGIDVYRHRGQDVIVTANEGDGREWGEFTDAERVKELQLCQDAFDDVEALQQNAALGRLHVLTDLGVRAGENCHESLYALGGRSFSIYTAEGERLFDSAGMIEAQIERLIEAGELPEHAFNANNDETPSGDSRSDDKGPEPEDVVIGEVTGRTYAFVGLERVGGVMVFDITDPRNASYVDYVNGRDWDAAGEDGDAGLGDMGTEGLQFVSGSDSPTGQPLLIVANEVSGSTTVYGVGTPDRR; encoded by the coding sequence ATGCCCCGTTCGTCGCGTTTCGCAGCCGCTCGCGCCCTGGCTCTCTCTGCGGCCGTGCTGGTCCCTCTGTGCCAGCCGCCGGCAGCTGTGGCCGAGTTGCCCGGTTCGTCGCCGTCCGCCGGCCTCGAGCTGACCCCGCTGGGCACTCACGAAACCGGCGTGTTCGACGAGTCCGCAGCGGAGATCCCCGCCTACGACCCGGACTCCGGGCGGCTGTTCGTCGTGAACGCCCACGCCGGCCGGCTCGACGTGCTGCGCATCGCAGACAACGGCGCGCCACGGGCGGAGACGACGCTCGCGGCGACCGACCTGCCCGCCGAGGACGGATCGACGACCGACGCCGGCGCCACCGTGAACTCAGCGGTCGTCTCCGGTGGCGTTCTGGCCGTGGCCGTGGAGCCGGCGGACAAGACCGAGCGGGGATGGGTCATGTTCTTCGACGCCGCCACGCTGCGCCACCTCGGTGGCGTGCGGGTCGGCACGCTGCCGGATTCACTGGCCTTCACGCCGAATGGCTCCCACGTGATCGTGGCCAACGAGGGCGAACCGGCCGAGGACTACACGGTCGATCCGGAGGGCACCGTCTCGGTGATCGACGTGCCCCGCTCGATCCAGCAGTTCGACCGGCTGGACCAGAGCGCCGTGCGCACCGTCGACTTCCGCGCCTATGACGAGGGGACGCCCCTGCCCGAGGGTGTGCGTGTGTTCGGCCCGGACGTTCCGGTGCCGGACGGCCACGAGGAGGCTGGCCGCGTCGCGCGCAACCTCGAGCCGGAGTTCGTGTCCGTCGACCCGACCGGCCGCACCGCGTACGTCTCGCTCCAGGAGGCCGACGCGATCGCCGCGGTCGACGTGCGCGCGGCTGAGCTGACGGACCTGTGGCCCCTCGAGGACACGGACTGGTCCGTCGACGGCCGGCTGGACCCCTCGAACAAGGACGGCAGCATCCACCGGGCGCACCACCCGGTCTCCGGCGTCCCGATGCCCGACGGCATCGACGTGTACCGGCACCGCGGCCAGGACGTGATCGTCACCGCCAACGAGGGCGACGGGCGTGAGTGGGGCGAATTCACCGACGCCGAGCGGGTGAAGGAGCTGCAGCTGTGCCAGGACGCGTTCGACGATGTCGAGGCACTGCAGCAGAACGCGGCGCTGGGCCGGCTGCACGTGCTCACGGACCTCGGCGTCCGCGCGGGAGAGAACTGCCACGAGTCCCTGTACGCCCTGGGCGGTCGCTCCTTCTCGATCTACACCGCCGAGGGCGAACGCCTGTTCGACTCGGCCGGCATGATCGAAGCGCAGATCGAGCGGCTCATCGAGGCCGGCGAGCTGCCCGAGCACGCGTTCAACGCCAACAACGACGAGACCCCCTCCGGCGACAGCCGCTCCGATGACAAGGGCCCCGAGCCGGAGGACGTCGTGATCGGTGAGGTCACCGGCCGCACCTACGCGTTCGTCGGGCTCGAGCGGGTCGGCGGCGTCATGGTTTTCGACATCACCGATCCGCGCAACGCCTCCTACGTGGACTACGTCAACGGTCGCGACTGGGACGCCGCGGGCGAGGACGGTGACGCCGGCCTGGGCGATATGGGGACCGAGGGCCTGCAGTTCGTCTCCGGCTCCGACTCCCCCACGGGTCAGCCGCTGCTGATCGTCGCCAACGAGGTCTCCGGCTCCACCACGGTGTACGGCGTGGGCACACCCGACCGGCGGTGA